In one window of Ruminococcus hominis DNA:
- a CDS encoding carbamoyl phosphate synthase small subunit, translated as MKAFLILEDGTVFTGTSIGSTKDMISEIVFNTSMTGYLEVLTDPSYAGQAVVMTYPLIGNYGITPDMESRKAWPDGYIVKELSRIPSNFRCQGTIQDFLKEQDIPGIAGIDTRALTKVLREKGTMNGMITTNENYNLEEILPKLKAYTVGDVVSKVTCDEKYTLEGTGKKVALLDLGAKNNIAKSLNERGCEVTVYPAHTTAEEIISSNPDGIMLSNGPGDPADCTSIIEEIKKLYNTDIPIFAICLGHQLMALATGASTHKLKYGHRGGNHPVKDLQTGRVYISSQNHGYVVDAENVDSNIAVPAFVNVNDGTNEGLAYVGKNIFTVQFHPEACPGPQDSGYLFDRFINMMGGVK; from the coding sequence ATGAAAGCGTTTCTAATTTTAGAAGACGGAACCGTGTTTACTGGAACAAGCATAGGTTCAACAAAGGATATGATCAGTGAAATCGTATTTAATACCTCAATGACAGGATATTTAGAGGTGTTAACGGACCCTTCTTATGCGGGACAGGCCGTTGTGATGACCTATCCACTGATTGGTAATTATGGAATTACACCAGACATGGAATCGAGAAAGGCATGGCCGGACGGTTATATTGTTAAAGAATTATCTCGTATTCCTAGTAATTTTAGATGCCAGGGAACAATTCAGGATTTCTTAAAAGAACAGGATATTCCGGGAATTGCTGGTATTGATACTCGTGCTCTTACTAAAGTTTTAAGAGAAAAGGGTACCATGAATGGAATGATTACAACAAACGAAAATTATAATTTAGAAGAGATTCTTCCTAAATTAAAAGCTTACACAGTAGGTGATGTCGTTTCTAAAGTAACCTGCGATGAGAAGTATACATTAGAGGGAACAGGGAAAAAAGTTGCCCTTTTAGATCTTGGAGCAAAGAATAATATTGCAAAATCATTAAATGAACGCGGTTGTGAGGTGACTGTTTATCCGGCACATACAACAGCAGAAGAAATCATTTCTTCTAATCCTGACGGAATTATGTTATCCAATGGACCTGGAGATCCGGCAGATTGCACATCTATTATCGAAGAAATCAAGAAATTATACAATACAGATATTCCAATATTTGCTATTTGTTTAGGACATCAGTTGATGGCCCTTGCTACAGGTGCGTCTACACACAAGTTAAAATATGGACATAGAGGTGGAAATCATCCGGTAAAAGATTTACAGACAGGTCGTGTATATATTTCATCACAGAACCATGGTTATGTAGTAGATGCTGAAAACGTAGATTCCAATATTGCAGTACCGGCATTTGTAAATGTTAATGATGGAACAAATGAAGGACTTGCATATGTAGGAAAGAATATTTTCACTGTACAGTTCCATCCGGAGGCTTGCCCTGGACCACAGGATTCAGGATACTTATTCGACAGATTTATTAATATGATGGGAGGAGTCAAATAA
- a CDS encoding peptidoglycan-binding domain-containing protein: MLVKMMQEGVQRNKDQAVDRGRLQINVTSEITAYPIENATISISYTGVPNSTLEQLQTNQVGQTEVVELDAPPLEYSLDQTIEEQPYSEYTLQVNAPGFEPISIAGAEILADVTALQDVRLHPLIEDAEPEVYVIPAHTLYGEYPPKIPEDEIKPIDESGEIVLSRVVIPEYVIVHDGSPRDSTATNYYVKYKDYIKNVASSEIYATWTENAIRANVLAIMSFTLNRVYTEYYRNRGYDFTITSSTAFDHKWIPNRNYFDTISTIVDELFADYLSRPNVRQPILTQYCDGRRVQCPNWLTQWGSQSLGEQGYSAIEILRYYYGDDIYINTAQEVSGVPSSWPGYDLENGASGEKVRQIQEQLNVVAEAYPLIPKIAVDGIYGPATAEAVRVFQSVFGLPQTGVVDYRTWYKISEIYVGVSRIAELR; the protein is encoded by the coding sequence ATGCTGGTGAAAATGATGCAGGAAGGTGTGCAGCGAAATAAAGACCAGGCAGTGGACAGGGGCAGGCTGCAAATTAATGTAACATCAGAAATTACAGCTTATCCTATTGAAAATGCGACAATTTCAATCTCTTATACGGGTGTGCCAAATAGTACACTAGAACAATTGCAGACGAACCAGGTAGGGCAGACAGAGGTTGTGGAGCTGGATGCGCCGCCATTGGAATATAGTCTGGACCAGACAATAGAGGAGCAGCCATATTCAGAATATACATTGCAGGTGAATGCTCCGGGATTTGAACCAATCAGCATAGCAGGAGCTGAGATTTTAGCAGATGTTACAGCACTGCAGGATGTACGACTGCATCCGCTCATAGAAGATGCAGAGCCGGAAGTGTATGTTATTCCGGCACATACATTATACGGAGAATACCCACCTAAAATTCCGGAAGATGAAATAAAGCCAATTGATGAAAGCGGGGAAATTGTACTTAGCAGAGTAGTAATCCCTGAATATGTTATTGTACACGATGGTTCGCCACGGGACAGCACAGCCACAAATTACTATGTGAAATACAAAGATTATATTAAAAATGTTGCATCGAGTGAAATATATGCGACATGGACAGAGAATGCAATTAGGGCAAATGTGCTGGCAATTATGTCTTTTACGTTAAATCGCGTTTATACAGAATACTATCGTAATCGGGGATACGATTTTACAATCACATCATCTACAGCATTTGACCATAAATGGATTCCTAATCGAAATTATTTCGATACGATATCAACTATTGTAGATGAACTTTTTGCAGATTATTTGTCCAGACCGAATGTAAGACAGCCGATATTAACACAGTATTGTGACGGCAGAAGGGTGCAGTGTCCGAACTGGTTAACACAATGGGGCAGTCAAAGTCTTGGAGAACAGGGGTATTCGGCAATAGAAATCCTGCGATATTATTATGGCGATGATATTTATATTAATACAGCGCAGGAGGTGTCAGGGGTTCCTTCATCATGGCCGGGATATGATCTGGAAAATGGGGCGAGCGGGGAGAAAGTACGGCAGATACAAGAACAATTAAATGTGGTGGCAGAAGCCTATCCGTTAATTCCTAAAATTGCAGTGGATGGGATATATGGACCGGCGACAGCAGAAGCTGTTCGTGTTTTTCAATCTGTATTTGGATTACCTCAAACCGGAGTGGTAGATTATCGTACCTGGTATAAAATATCAGAAATTTATGTAGGAGTATCAAGAATCGCAGAGCTTAGATAA
- a CDS encoding NAD(P)H-dependent flavin oxidoreductase gives MNKIREKFPSLKIGGKEARIPIIQGGMGVGVSRSSLAGAVAKEGGVGIISTAQIGYDEEGFEKDQAKANLKAIRKHIERAKEIAKDENGECHGLIGVNVMVALKHYQEHVKAAVEAGSDVIICGAGLPLELPELVKGSETKIAPIVSSARACRLIFRQWDRKYKRTADFIVVEGPAAGGHLGFHMDELEEYGYLQKKDKESMEQANEKGQAAMDEEIQKIIKLKKEYEEKYQCNIPVIMAGGVFEYKDVKHAFELGADGVQVASRFVATYECDASEAYKQAYLHAKEEDVQIIKSPVGLPGRAVRNAFVEKTEKEKCKIQKCYQCLAKCNPAEVPYCITKALVDAVKGDVEHGLIFCGSNVGKIQEMMHVEDVIKELTGEIER, from the coding sequence ATGAATAAAATAAGAGAAAAATTTCCAAGTTTAAAAATCGGAGGGAAAGAAGCAAGAATTCCGATTATCCAGGGGGGAATGGGGGTTGGTGTCAGCCGTTCTTCACTGGCAGGAGCAGTGGCGAAAGAAGGCGGTGTCGGAATTATTTCCACAGCACAGATTGGTTATGATGAAGAAGGATTTGAAAAGGATCAGGCAAAAGCAAATCTAAAGGCAATACGTAAGCATATTGAACGTGCAAAAGAAATTGCTAAAGACGAGAATGGAGAATGTCATGGACTGATCGGTGTCAATGTAATGGTTGCATTGAAGCATTATCAGGAACATGTTAAAGCTGCAGTGGAAGCAGGTAGTGATGTAATAATTTGCGGGGCGGGGTTACCGCTGGAGCTTCCGGAATTAGTGAAAGGAAGTGAAACTAAAATTGCACCTATTGTATCAAGTGCAAGAGCATGCAGGCTTATTTTCCGTCAGTGGGACAGAAAATACAAGCGAACAGCAGATTTTATTGTAGTGGAAGGTCCTGCAGCAGGAGGACATCTTGGTTTTCACATGGATGAGTTGGAAGAATATGGTTATTTGCAGAAAAAAGATAAAGAAAGTATGGAGCAGGCCAATGAAAAAGGACAGGCTGCAATGGACGAAGAGATACAGAAAATTATTAAATTAAAAAAAGAGTATGAAGAAAAATACCAATGTAATATACCTGTGATTATGGCAGGTGGTGTTTTTGAGTACAAAGATGTGAAGCATGCATTCGAATTAGGAGCAGATGGAGTACAGGTTGCAAGCAGATTTGTTGCAACCTATGAATGTGATGCTTCTGAGGCGTATAAGCAGGCATATTTGCATGCAAAAGAAGAAGACGTACAAATAATTAAAAGTCCGGTTGGATTGCCGGGGCGTGCAGTACGCAACGCATTTGTGGAAAAGACAGAAAAAGAAAAATGTAAAATTCAAAAATGCTATCAATGTCTGGCAAAATGTAATCCTGCAGAAGTTCCATACTGTATAACAAAGGCATTGGTAGATGCAGTGAAAGGTGATGTAGAGCATGGATTGATATTTTGCGGCTCCAATGTAGGAAAAATCCAGGAAATGATGCATGTTGAGGATGTAATCAAAGAGTTGACAGGAGAAATAGAAAGATAG
- a CDS encoding type III pantothenate kinase → MILAIDIGNTNIVLGCVDNQKTYFIERLATNKTKMELEYAIDIKMVLDIHEIDVETLDGAIICSVVPQITYVVKEAAEKILKRETLVIGPGVKTGLNILIDNPSQLGSDLVAGAVAAIAQYPTPLAVCDLGTATTVCVIDAKKNYLGGMIYPGINVSLNALTSNASQLQGIGLEAPKKIIGKNTIDCMKSGVIYSNAAALDGIIDRLEEELGQSITVIATGGLANKVVPYCKRKMIIDEELLLKGLQIIYEKNRK, encoded by the coding sequence ATGATTTTAGCAATTGATATAGGCAATACAAATATTGTTCTCGGATGTGTAGACAATCAAAAGACATATTTTATTGAAAGACTTGCCACAAACAAGACGAAAATGGAATTGGAATATGCAATTGATATTAAGATGGTACTTGATATTCATGAGATTGATGTGGAGACATTAGATGGGGCAATTATCTGCTCCGTAGTTCCACAGATTACTTATGTGGTTAAAGAAGCTGCAGAGAAGATTCTGAAAAGAGAAACGTTAGTTATCGGTCCGGGAGTAAAAACTGGATTAAATATTTTGATTGATAATCCATCCCAGCTTGGAAGCGATCTTGTGGCAGGAGCAGTAGCTGCAATTGCACAGTATCCAACTCCACTTGCAGTATGTGATCTTGGAACGGCTACAACAGTTTGTGTCATTGATGCGAAGAAAAATTATCTGGGAGGTATGATTTATCCCGGAATCAATGTTTCATTGAATGCATTAACTTCCAATGCATCTCAGCTTCAGGGAATTGGTCTGGAAGCTCCGAAGAAAATAATCGGTAAAAATACGATAGATTGTATGAAGAGCGGAGTTATTTATTCAAATGCAGCAGCATTAGATGGTATTATTGATCGTTTGGAAGAAGAGCTCGGACAATCAATAACGGTCATTGCAACCGGTGGTCTGGCGAATAAAGTAGTCCCATATTGCAAGAGAAAGATGATAATAGACGAGGAGCTGTTATTAAAAGGGCTGCAGATTATTTACGAAAAAAATAGAAAATAA
- a CDS encoding MATE family efflux transporter: MVMDLTKEHPDKTLWKFLLPMMISVMFQQFYNIADSVIVGRFAGEDALAAVGASYPITIIFMAFAVGMNLGTSVVVSRLFGAGDKKGVKRAVTTALTACLLLSMILCIFGVFCCRWMMSAIHTPENIMAEGILYLRIYVFGFFFLMFYNVCTGVFTAWGDSKTPLYFLIGSSIGNIILDYIFVAKLYWGVAGVAWATFIAQGGAAIFALVTMSVRLRHISNEKQPFVDKHLLWQIIEIAVPSIIQQSVLSVGNLFVQDIVNRFGSSVIAGYSGAIKLNTFAINTFMCLGSCLSSYTAQNIGAGKQERIPLGFKTGVKLSEITVIPFFILYFIFSRQMMGLFLDDGSMEAIQAGIAFLRIVSPLYFIIAVKLMTDGIIRGAGAMMYFIIATVPDLILRICFALVLSSRFGSTGIWMAWPFGWIVATVLTIVFYQKVKNGKVKE; the protein is encoded by the coding sequence ATGGTAATGGATCTGACAAAGGAACATCCTGATAAAACATTATGGAAGTTTCTGTTGCCAATGATGATAAGTGTGATGTTTCAACAGTTTTATAATATTGCAGACAGTGTGATCGTCGGAAGATTTGCAGGGGAGGATGCATTGGCAGCTGTCGGGGCATCTTATCCGATTACAATCATTTTTATGGCTTTTGCTGTAGGAATGAATCTCGGAACATCGGTAGTTGTTTCACGTTTGTTTGGGGCAGGAGATAAAAAGGGTGTCAAACGTGCAGTGACCACTGCATTGACGGCGTGCTTGCTGCTTAGCATGATACTTTGTATATTTGGGGTGTTTTGTTGTAGATGGATGATGAGTGCGATACATACGCCGGAAAACATTATGGCAGAAGGAATTTTATATTTACGGATCTATGTGTTCGGCTTTTTCTTTCTGATGTTTTATAATGTTTGCACAGGTGTATTTACAGCATGGGGAGATTCAAAGACACCGTTATATTTTTTGATTGGCTCATCAATCGGAAATATCATATTAGATTACATATTTGTTGCAAAGCTTTACTGGGGAGTTGCCGGAGTTGCCTGGGCAACATTTATAGCACAGGGAGGTGCAGCGATTTTTGCTCTTGTTACAATGTCTGTGCGACTTAGGCATATATCAAATGAAAAACAGCCATTTGTGGATAAACACTTATTGTGGCAGATTATAGAAATTGCAGTTCCGAGTATTATTCAGCAAAGTGTATTAAGTGTAGGAAATTTATTTGTTCAAGATATTGTGAATCGATTTGGCTCATCGGTGATTGCCGGATATTCGGGAGCAATCAAGCTAAATACATTTGCAATCAATACATTTATGTGTCTGGGTTCTTGTTTATCTAGTTATACAGCACAAAACATTGGAGCAGGAAAGCAGGAACGGATTCCATTGGGGTTTAAAACAGGAGTTAAACTGTCAGAGATTACAGTGATTCCATTTTTTATATTGTATTTTATATTTAGTCGTCAGATGATGGGATTATTTTTAGATGATGGAAGCATGGAAGCAATCCAGGCAGGAATCGCTTTTTTAAGAATTGTTTCTCCACTATATTTTATTATAGCGGTAAAATTGATGACGGACGGAATTATCAGAGGTGCAGGCGCCATGATGTATTTCATTATCGCAACAGTACCGGATCTGATTCTGCGAATTTGTTTCGCACTTGTTTTATCATCTCGTTTCGGTAGTACAGGAATTTGGATGGCATGGCCGTTTGGTTGGATTGTTGCAACAGTATTGACGATTGTTTTTTATCAAAAAGTAAAAAATGGAAAAGTGAAAGAATAA
- a CDS encoding AAA family ATPase gives MPVFDFNDTTDAKNKSICTYTTFQSSESDPSPEKPIMLLDNTSRKWEHYSCGVFTNPVKRTSFEFDTEEGTYTADILQIDSRFVSLLKWLGQNHINVRLSGENRPDGYAIYRIREIAFGGGTKLSAEDGFLQFMIDRLLASSAPTEEAEDEEAMEDGDEMKLTSLQSITDFMTCAGRTLPDNIRLWARRNLAVARSHEVSPEERRHAQRALSIMMNIQWKNNYFEAIDPVEARRILDEELYGMERVKQRIIETIIQINRTHTLPAYGLLLIGPAGTGKSQIAYAVARILKLPWSSLDMSSINDPEQLTGSSRIYSNAKPGIIMDAFSMAGESNLVFIINELDKASSGKGNGNPADVLLTLLDNLGFTDNYLECMIPTSGVYPIATANDKDQISAPLMSRFAVIELPDYTIEEKKVIFSKFALPKILKRIGLKENECIIPSDALDEIMKIYTNTSGIRDLEQAAEHIAAHTLYQIEVNHVTSVTFTADMIRKLLV, from the coding sequence ATGCCAGTATTTGATTTTAATGACACAACAGACGCTAAAAACAAATCCATTTGTACCTATACAACATTTCAATCCAGTGAATCTGACCCTTCCCCGGAAAAACCGATTATGTTACTTGATAACACAAGTAGAAAATGGGAGCATTATTCCTGTGGTGTTTTCACTAACCCTGTAAAGCGTACTTCCTTTGAATTTGATACAGAAGAAGGTACTTATACAGCAGATATTCTTCAAATCGACAGCCGCTTTGTAAGTCTTTTAAAATGGCTTGGACAGAACCATATCAACGTTCGCTTATCAGGAGAAAACCGACCAGATGGCTATGCGATATATCGTATACGTGAAATTGCATTTGGAGGAGGCACAAAGCTTTCAGCTGAAGATGGTTTTTTACAGTTTATGATTGACCGTCTTTTAGCAAGCAGTGCCCCTACAGAGGAAGCTGAAGATGAAGAAGCAATGGAGGACGGCGATGAAATGAAGCTTACAAGTCTTCAGAGCATCACTGACTTCATGACTTGTGCAGGTCGTACACTGCCAGATAATATCCGGCTCTGGGCAAGACGTAACCTTGCTGTTGCCCGTTCACACGAAGTTTCTCCTGAAGAGCGCCGCCATGCACAACGTGCACTTTCCATTATGATGAATATCCAATGGAAAAATAATTATTTTGAGGCAATTGATCCTGTTGAAGCACGACGCATCCTTGATGAAGAATTATACGGCATGGAACGTGTAAAACAACGTATTATTGAAACAATCATTCAAATTAACCGAACACATACACTCCCTGCGTATGGACTTTTACTGATTGGTCCTGCCGGAACCGGTAAATCACAGATTGCCTATGCCGTAGCACGTATTCTGAAACTGCCTTGGTCAAGTCTGGATATGAGTTCCATAAATGACCCGGAACAGTTGACAGGAAGCTCACGTATTTATTCCAATGCAAAACCGGGCATTATCATGGATGCTTTCTCTATGGCAGGAGAATCTAATCTCGTTTTCATCATTAACGAATTAGATAAGGCTTCTTCCGGAAAGGGAAATGGAAATCCTGCCGATGTACTCTTAACATTACTCGACAACCTTGGATTTACTGATAACTATCTTGAATGTATGATTCCTACTTCCGGTGTTTATCCGATTGCAACGGCCAATGATAAAGATCAGATCAGTGCTCCTTTGATGTCACGTTTTGCAGTAATTGAATTACCGGATTACACTATCGAAGAGAAGAAAGTCATCTTCTCAAAATTTGCACTTCCAAAGATTTTAAAGAGAATTGGATTAAAGGAGAATGAATGTATTATTCCTTCTGATGCTTTGGATGAAATTATGAAAATCTATACAAACACTTCCGGAATACGTGATCTTGAACAGGCAGCTGAACATATTGCAGCGCACACACTCTATCAAATTGAAGTGAATCACGTTACTTCTGTTACATTTACAGCAGATATGATTCGAAAACTGCTTGTATAA